A region of the Desulfurispira natronophila genome:
TTTATCGAGCGGGGGACATCGGCCATTCTGGCACTTAGGGCGTAGCCTGTCATTTCAGCTATATCCAGACCCCCATAGTCAACCTGGCAGTCAATTTCAATCTTCATCCGGTTAAGGGTACTCAGTTCCGATCGACTGGTGCGAGAGTCCACCTGCAGCGGATGCAGCAGTTGCTGTGCTGCATCCAGGTGCCTGGGTTCTGCGCCACACTTGAGCAGGGTATTCATAAATATATCTTCGAAGTAATAATTCAGCTGTGCCAGATCCGGCTTGGTCAGGTTGAGCAGCAACAATGGAAAGCGGGTGACATCGTGGGCGAGCAGCACACAGTTGCGCCGCTGAAAGGTCACCAGATTGCCATGCCAGCCACTCAGAGGGTTGTCAGGTAGCGAGGACTGCTCAGACAGATGCTCGCTGGAGGATGCTGAGGGCAACAAGCCATGCTCATTCAGTGGAAGCTTTTCGTAAAGCTTCTTGGTGGCGTG
Encoded here:
- a CDS encoding DUF6933 domain-containing protein is translated as MIKLHATKKLYEKLPLNEHGLLPSASSSEHLSEQSSLPDNPLSGWHGNLVTFQRRNCVLLAHDVTRFPLLLLNLTKPDLAQLNYYFEDIFMNTLLKCGAEPRHLDAAQQLLHPLQVDSRTSRSELSTLNRMKIEIDCQVDYGGLDIAEMTGYALSARMADVPRSIKGADYIFPWEQMRTLLEKYAGE